A part of Streptomyces sp. NBC_00557 genomic DNA contains:
- a CDS encoding LacI family DNA-binding transcriptional regulator → MTAAGKHQVSRAETSRRGSRPGRAGIRDVAAAAGVSITTVSDALNGKGRLPDATRRHVREVADRLGYRPSAAARTLRTGKSGLIGLTVTTYGDEPFTFTEFAYFAEMARAATSAALARGYALVILPATSRHDVWSNVALDGTVVIDPSDHDPVVTELVRQGLPVVSDGRPAGTLPVTAWVDNDHEAAVLGILDHLADAGARRIGLLTGTTTDTYTHLSTTAYLHWCERVGQDPVYEAYPAHDPCAGAVAADRLLARPDRPDAVYGLFDPNGTDLLAAARRYGLRVPEDLLLVCCSESMVYASTEPPITTLSLKPRRIGTAVVQLLIDAIEGVESDQPVEQVIPTELIVRTSSQRRPPRTTVSPPRTPDDR, encoded by the coding sequence ATGACAGCAGCAGGGAAGCACCAGGTGAGCCGCGCGGAAACCTCACGTCGAGGCAGCCGGCCGGGCCGGGCGGGCATCAGAGACGTGGCCGCCGCCGCCGGAGTCTCCATCACGACCGTCTCCGACGCCCTCAACGGCAAGGGCCGGCTCCCGGATGCCACCCGGCGCCACGTCCGTGAGGTCGCCGACCGGCTGGGATACCGCCCCTCGGCGGCCGCCCGCACCCTCCGTACCGGCAAGTCGGGTCTGATCGGCCTGACCGTGACGACGTACGGGGATGAACCTTTCACCTTCACGGAGTTCGCGTACTTCGCCGAGATGGCACGCGCCGCCACCTCGGCCGCGCTCGCCCGCGGCTACGCCCTGGTGATCCTGCCCGCGACCTCCCGCCACGACGTGTGGTCCAACGTCGCGCTCGACGGCACCGTCGTCATCGACCCCTCCGACCACGACCCCGTGGTGACCGAGCTCGTCCGGCAGGGCCTGCCCGTCGTCTCCGACGGCCGCCCGGCCGGCACCCTGCCGGTCACCGCCTGGGTCGACAACGACCACGAGGCCGCCGTCCTCGGCATCCTCGACCACCTCGCCGACGCCGGCGCCCGCCGTATCGGCCTGCTCACCGGCACCACGACGGACACGTACACCCACCTGTCCACCACCGCCTACCTGCACTGGTGCGAGCGGGTCGGCCAGGACCCGGTCTACGAGGCCTACCCGGCCCACGACCCGTGCGCGGGCGCCGTCGCCGCCGACCGGCTGCTCGCCCGCCCCGACCGGCCCGACGCGGTCTACGGGCTGTTCGACCCCAACGGCACCGACCTGCTGGCCGCCGCCCGCCGCTACGGCCTGCGCGTCCCCGAGGACCTGCTGCTCGTCTGCTGCAGCGAGTCCATGGTGTACGCCAGCACCGAGCCGCCCATCACGACGCTCTCCCTCAAGCCGCGCCGGATCGGCACCGCGGTGGTCCAGCTCCTCATCGACGCCATCGAGGGCGTGGAGTCGGACCAGCCGGTCGAGCAGGTGATACCGACGGAACTGATCGTGCGCACCTCCTCGCAGCGCCGTCCGCCGCGCACGACGGTCAGTCCGCCGCGGACGCCGGACGACAGATAG
- the hisC gene encoding histidinol-phosphate transaminase, translating into MSETSPKLRAELEGIPTYKPGKPAAAGGPVAYKLSSNENPYPPLPGVMETVTAAACNFNRYPDMACTGLMEELSDRFGVPVSHLATGTGSVGVAQQLLQATSGPGDEVIYAWRSFEAYPIITQISGARSVQVPLTSGDVHDLDAMGDAITDRTRLIFVCNPNNPTGTVVRRAELERFLDRVPGDVLVVLDEAYREFIRDPEVPDGVELYRNRRNVCVLRTFSKAYGLAGLRVGFAIAHEPVAAALRKTAVPFGVSQLAQEAAIASLRAEDELLGRVGSLVCERTRVVDALRAQGWTVPETQANFVWLRLGESTLAFAQACEQHGVVVRPFPGEGVRVTVGETEANDIFLKVAEAFRKEL; encoded by the coding sequence GTGAGCGAGACGAGCCCCAAGCTGCGCGCCGAGCTGGAGGGTATCCCCACCTACAAGCCGGGCAAGCCGGCCGCGGCCGGCGGACCGGTCGCCTACAAGCTGTCCTCCAACGAGAACCCCTATCCGCCGCTGCCCGGCGTCATGGAGACCGTGACCGCGGCGGCCTGCAACTTCAACCGTTACCCGGACATGGCGTGCACCGGGCTGATGGAGGAGCTGTCGGATCGCTTCGGCGTCCCCGTCTCCCACCTGGCCACCGGCACCGGCTCGGTGGGCGTCGCCCAGCAGCTCCTCCAGGCCACCAGCGGTCCCGGCGACGAGGTGATCTACGCCTGGCGGTCCTTCGAGGCGTACCCGATCATCACGCAGATCAGCGGCGCCCGGTCGGTGCAGGTGCCGCTCACGTCCGGCGATGTGCACGACCTGGACGCCATGGGGGACGCGATCACCGACCGGACGCGTCTGATCTTCGTCTGCAACCCCAACAACCCGACCGGCACGGTGGTGCGGCGGGCCGAGCTGGAGCGTTTCCTCGACCGGGTGCCCGGCGACGTCCTGGTGGTGCTGGACGAGGCCTACCGTGAGTTCATCCGCGACCCCGAGGTGCCCGACGGCGTGGAGCTCTACCGCAACCGGCGCAACGTCTGCGTCCTGCGTACGTTCTCCAAGGCCTACGGGCTCGCCGGGCTGCGCGTCGGATTCGCGATCGCCCATGAGCCGGTCGCGGCGGCACTGCGCAAGACGGCGGTGCCGTTCGGTGTCAGCCAGCTCGCCCAGGAAGCGGCGATCGCCTCGCTGCGGGCCGAGGACGAGCTGCTCGGCCGCGTCGGTTCGCTGGTGTGCGAGCGCACGCGCGTGGTCGACGCGCTGCGCGCCCAGGGCTGGACGGTGCCCGAGACGCAGGCGAACTTCGTGTGGCTGCGGCTGGGGGAGAGCACGCTCGCGTTCGCTCAGGCCTGTGAGCAGCACGGTGTGGTGGTCCGGCCGTTCCCGGGCGAGGGTGTGCGGGTGACGGTCGGCGAGACCGAGGCGAACGACATCTTCCTGAAGGTGGCGGAGGCCTTCCGCAAGGAGCTGTAG
- a CDS encoding cyclophilin-like fold protein yields MQIRISWPAGNITATLDADSPTAQALAKALPLTSSACTWGEEVYFDTGVSVSRETDAQQVVEPGTVAFWTDGDALALPYGPTPISRGWDSPRTEFEGECRLASPCNVLGSLDGDARALATVRDGDPIRVELIDE; encoded by the coding sequence ATGCAGATCCGCATCTCCTGGCCCGCGGGCAACATCACCGCGACCCTCGACGCAGACAGCCCGACCGCTCAAGCCCTCGCCAAGGCACTGCCACTCACCTCCAGCGCCTGCACATGGGGCGAGGAGGTCTATTTCGACACAGGAGTCTCTGTTTCACGTGAAACGGACGCCCAGCAGGTCGTGGAGCCGGGCACCGTGGCCTTCTGGACGGACGGCGACGCGCTCGCCCTCCCCTATGGGCCGACGCCGATCTCGCGAGGCTGGGACTCTCCCCGAACGGAGTTTGAGGGAGAGTGCCGCCTCGCGAGCCCGTGCAACGTCCTCGGAAGCCTGGACGGGGACGCCCGCGCGCTGGCGACCGTACGAGACGGCGACCCCATCCGAGTGGAACTGATCGACGAGTAG
- a CDS encoding cytochrome ubiquinol oxidase subunit I, with the protein MDLALAPETLARWQFGITTVYHFLFVPLTISLAALTAGLQTAWVRTEKEKYLRATKFWGKLFLINIAMGVVTGIVQEFQFGMNWSAYSRFVGDIFGAPLAFEALIAFFFESTFIGLWIFGWDKLPKKIHLACIWMVSLGTILSAYFILAANSWMQHPVGYKIDKAKNRAELTDFWAVLTQNTALSQAFHTLSAAFLTGGAFMVGIAAYHLARKKHIREMKTSLRLGLVTLVIAGLLTAVSGDTLGKVMFKQQPMKMAAAEALWDGQKPAPFSIFAYGDVEKGHNTVAVEIPGLLSFLADDDFTSYVPGINDVNKAEQQKFGPGDYRPNIPVAFWGFRWMIGFGMASFAIGLAGLWLTRKRFMLPQHLRVGEDEVPHLVLFKNKALGSKLTPWYWRIATWTLAFPLIANSWGWIFTETGRQPWVVYGVLRTRDAVSPGVSQGEVLTSVITFTALYAILAVVEVKLLVKYVKAGPPELTEDDLNPPTKIGGETRDADKPMAFSY; encoded by the coding sequence GTGGACCTGGCTCTGGCGCCGGAGACACTGGCGCGCTGGCAGTTCGGCATCACCACCGTCTACCACTTCCTGTTCGTTCCGCTGACCATCTCCCTGGCCGCCCTCACAGCCGGGCTCCAGACGGCCTGGGTGCGCACGGAGAAGGAGAAGTACCTCAGGGCGACGAAGTTCTGGGGCAAGCTCTTCCTGATCAACATCGCGATGGGCGTGGTCACGGGCATCGTGCAGGAGTTCCAGTTCGGCATGAACTGGTCCGCCTACTCGCGGTTCGTCGGTGACATCTTCGGTGCGCCGCTCGCCTTCGAGGCGCTGATCGCGTTCTTCTTCGAGTCGACCTTCATCGGCCTGTGGATCTTCGGCTGGGACAAGCTGCCCAAGAAGATCCACCTGGCCTGCATCTGGATGGTCTCCCTCGGCACGATCCTTTCGGCCTACTTCATCCTCGCGGCCAACTCCTGGATGCAGCACCCGGTCGGCTACAAGATCGACAAGGCGAAGAACCGGGCGGAACTGACCGACTTCTGGGCCGTACTCACCCAGAACACCGCCCTCAGCCAGGCCTTCCACACCCTGTCCGCGGCCTTCCTGACCGGCGGCGCCTTCATGGTGGGCATCGCCGCCTACCACCTGGCCCGCAAGAAGCACATCCGTGAGATGAAGACCTCGCTGCGACTGGGCCTGGTCACCCTGGTCATCGCCGGCCTGCTCACCGCGGTCAGCGGCGACACCCTCGGCAAGGTCATGTTCAAGCAGCAGCCGATGAAGATGGCGGCTGCCGAGGCGCTCTGGGACGGCCAGAAGCCGGCGCCCTTCTCAATCTTCGCCTACGGCGATGTGGAGAAGGGCCACAACACCGTCGCGGTCGAGATACCGGGCCTGCTCTCCTTCCTGGCCGACGACGACTTCACCTCGTACGTCCCCGGCATCAACGACGTCAACAAGGCCGAGCAGCAGAAGTTCGGCCCGGGGGACTACCGGCCCAACATCCCGGTCGCCTTCTGGGGCTTCCGCTGGATGATCGGCTTCGGCATGGCCTCCTTCGCCATCGGTCTGGCGGGACTGTGGCTGACCCGCAAGAGGTTCATGCTCCCGCAGCATCTGCGGGTCGGTGAGGACGAGGTGCCGCACCTGGTGCTGTTCAAGAACAAGGCGCTCGGCTCGAAGCTCACGCCCTGGTACTGGCGCATCGCGACCTGGACCCTGGCCTTCCCGCTGATCGCCAACTCCTGGGGCTGGATCTTCACCGAGACGGGCCGCCAGCCCTGGGTGGTGTACGGCGTCCTGCGCACCCGCGACGCGGTCTCCCCCGGTGTCTCCCAGGGCGAGGTCCTCACCTCGGTGATCACTTTCACGGCGCTGTACGCGATCCTCGCCGTGGTCGAGGTCAAGCTGCTCGTGAAGTACGTCAAGGCCGGCCCGCCCGAGCTGACCGAGGACGACCTCAACCCACCCACGAAGATCGGCGGCGAGACCCGTGACGCCGACAAGCCGATGGCCTTCTCGTACTAG
- the cydB gene encoding cytochrome d ubiquinol oxidase subunit II: MHLHDVWFVLIAVLWTGYFFLEGFDFGVGILTKLLARNRVERRVLINTIGPVWDGNEVWLLTAGGATFAAFPEWYATLFSGFYLPLLIILVCLIVRGVAFEYRAKRPEETWQRNWETAIFWTSLIPAFLWGVAFGNIVRGVKIDQHFEYVGSVWDLLNPYALLGGVVTLTLFTFHGAVFTALKTVGDIRGRARQLALRVGLVTAVVALGFLLWTQADHGDGKSLVALVVAVAALVAALVANQFGREGWAFTLSGVTIVAAVAMLFLSLFPNVMPSTLNGDWSLTVTNASSSPYTLKIMTWLAAIATPLVLLYQGWTYWVFRKRIGTQHIAPDAAAGAAH, from the coding sequence ATGCACCTTCACGACGTCTGGTTCGTTCTCATCGCCGTCCTGTGGACCGGCTACTTCTTCCTGGAGGGGTTCGACTTCGGGGTCGGCATCCTCACCAAGCTGCTGGCACGCAACCGCGTGGAGCGGCGGGTGCTGATCAACACGATCGGACCCGTCTGGGACGGCAACGAGGTCTGGCTGCTCACCGCGGGCGGCGCGACCTTCGCCGCGTTCCCCGAGTGGTACGCCACCCTGTTCTCCGGCTTCTACCTGCCGCTGCTGATCATCCTGGTCTGCCTGATCGTCCGGGGCGTCGCGTTCGAGTACCGGGCGAAGCGACCCGAGGAGACCTGGCAGCGCAACTGGGAGACGGCTATCTTCTGGACCTCGCTGATCCCGGCGTTCCTGTGGGGCGTGGCCTTCGGAAACATCGTGCGGGGCGTGAAGATCGACCAGCACTTCGAGTACGTCGGCAGCGTCTGGGACCTGCTCAACCCGTACGCGCTGCTCGGCGGTGTGGTGACGCTCACGCTGTTCACCTTCCACGGAGCGGTCTTCACTGCACTCAAGACCGTGGGGGACATCCGAGGGCGGGCACGGCAGCTGGCCCTGCGGGTCGGCCTCGTCACGGCTGTCGTGGCGCTCGGCTTCCTGCTGTGGACGCAGGCCGACCACGGCGACGGCAAGAGCCTGGTGGCCCTGGTCGTGGCGGTCGCCGCGCTGGTGGCCGCGCTGGTGGCCAACCAGTTCGGGCGTGAGGGATGGGCGTTCACGCTGTCCGGCGTCACCATCGTGGCCGCCGTGGCGATGCTCTTCCTGTCGCTCTTCCCGAACGTCATGCCGTCCACGCTCAACGGTGACTGGAGCCTGACGGTCACCAACGCCTCGTCGAGCCCCTACACCCTGAAGATCATGACCTGGCTGGCGGCCATCGCCACGCCTCTCGTGCTGCTCTATCAGGGCTGGACCTACTGGGTCTTCCGCAAGCGGATCGGTACGCAGCACATCGCTCCCGATGCTGCGGCCGGCGCCGCGCACTGA
- the cydD gene encoding thiol reductant ABC exporter subunit CydD — translation MKPIDPRLLKYARATRLFLVAVVGLGVVGAGLVIAQAMLIAEVVVGAFQHGQSVAELRTPLLLLAAVAVGRSVVAWLTELAAHRASAAVKSELRGRLLDRAAALGPEWLAGQRTGSLVTLATRGVDALDDYFARYLPQLGLAVVVPVAVLARIVTEDWVSAAIIVGTLPLIPLFMMLIGWATQSRMDRQWRLLSRLSGHFLDVVAGLPTLKVFGRAKAQAESIRRITGEYRQATMRTLRIAFLSSFALELLATLSVALVAVTIGMRLVHGDMDLSIGLVILVLAPEAYLPLRQVGAQYHAAAEGLAAAEEIFTVLQTPAPEPGTGAVPSGAVVFDGVTVRYSGRSVDAVTDVSFAVEPGETVALVGTSGAGKSTLLNVLLGFVRPAQGRVRVGGADLADLDMTEWRSRIAWVPQRPHLYAGTVAENVRLARPDADDSAVRQALRDAGALEFVDALPEGAETVLGEDGAGLSAGQRQRLALARAFLADRPVLLLDEPTAGLDGETEAEVVAAVRRLAVGRTVLLVVHRPALLEVADRVVRLEAADRAVRREGAGLTTDRADGERSGGLRGMGARPRPAENRLGGLDGEAPDGRPGGPDDGTPGRRTAGLGSGSSGGSSGGSSVRSRRVLARVRRLAGPWRGRVLLALLLGSLALGSAIGLMATSGWLISRASQQPPVLYLMVAVTATRAFGIGRAVFRYAERLVSHDAVLRMLADTRVAVYRRLERLAPAGLRTARRGDLLTRLVADVDDLQDYWLRWLLPASVAVTVSAASVGFTAWLLPEAGAALAAGLVAAGVGVPLVTATAAQRTERRLAPARGALATRVTDLLTGTAELAVAGALPARAEAARRADGTLTRIASRAAAVTALGDGLTALITGLTVTATALFGAQAVATGRLGGVAMAVVVLTPLAAFEAVLGLPLAVRHRQRARRSAERVYEVLDAPEPVREPERPRQAPASPFPVVVKGLAARYEGRQREALAGFDLTLREGRRVAVVGASGSGKTTLAQVLLRFLDPQQGSYTFAGVDAYALDGDDVRRLVGLCAQDAHLFDSSVRENLLLARKDATEAELRRALGRARLLDWVDGLPEGLDTLVGEHGARLSGGQRQRLALARALLADFPVLVLDEPAEHLDLPTADALTADLLAATEGRTTLLITHRLAGLEAVDEVIVLGAGRVVQRGTYAELLAVDGPLRALARREAEAESLVAAR, via the coding sequence GTGAAACCGATCGATCCACGTCTGCTGAAGTACGCCCGTGCCACCCGCCTCTTCCTGGTGGCGGTCGTCGGCCTGGGGGTCGTCGGTGCGGGGCTGGTGATCGCCCAGGCGATGCTCATCGCCGAGGTCGTCGTCGGAGCGTTCCAGCACGGGCAGTCCGTCGCCGAACTGCGCACGCCGCTGCTGCTGTTGGCGGCCGTGGCCGTGGGACGGTCGGTCGTCGCATGGCTCACCGAACTCGCCGCCCACCGGGCGAGCGCGGCGGTGAAGTCCGAACTGCGAGGGCGGCTCCTGGACCGTGCGGCAGCTCTCGGTCCCGAGTGGCTGGCCGGGCAGCGCACCGGTTCGCTGGTCACACTCGCGACGCGCGGAGTCGACGCTCTCGACGACTACTTCGCGCGTTACCTGCCCCAGTTGGGGCTTGCGGTGGTCGTGCCGGTGGCGGTGCTGGCGCGGATCGTCACCGAGGACTGGGTGTCGGCGGCGATCATCGTCGGCACTCTGCCTCTCATCCCGCTGTTCATGATGCTGATCGGCTGGGCCACCCAGTCCCGGATGGACCGTCAGTGGCGGTTGCTCTCCCGGCTGTCCGGGCACTTCCTGGACGTCGTCGCCGGACTGCCCACGCTGAAGGTGTTCGGCCGGGCCAAGGCCCAGGCGGAGTCCATTCGCCGGATCACCGGTGAATACCGCCAGGCCACGATGCGGACCCTGCGGATCGCCTTTCTCTCCTCCTTCGCGCTGGAGCTGCTCGCCACCCTCTCGGTCGCGCTGGTCGCCGTGACCATCGGTATGCGGCTGGTGCACGGCGACATGGATCTGTCCATCGGTCTGGTGATCCTGGTGCTGGCGCCCGAGGCGTACCTTCCGCTGCGGCAGGTCGGCGCCCAGTACCACGCGGCGGCCGAGGGGCTTGCCGCGGCGGAGGAGATCTTCACGGTGCTGCAGACACCGGCCCCGGAGCCGGGTACCGGTGCGGTGCCTTCCGGTGCGGTGGTCTTCGACGGGGTCACCGTGCGCTACTCCGGCCGTTCCGTTGATGCCGTGACGGACGTCTCGTTCGCCGTAGAACCCGGTGAGACGGTGGCCTTGGTGGGAACGAGCGGGGCGGGCAAGTCGACGCTGCTGAACGTGCTGCTGGGCTTCGTCCGGCCGGCACAGGGCCGGGTGCGGGTCGGGGGAGCCGATCTCGCGGACCTCGATATGACGGAGTGGCGGTCGCGGATCGCCTGGGTGCCGCAGCGGCCGCATCTGTACGCCGGAACCGTCGCGGAGAACGTACGGCTGGCCCGGCCCGACGCGGACGACAGCGCCGTGCGGCAGGCGCTGCGCGACGCGGGGGCGCTGGAGTTCGTGGACGCGTTGCCCGAGGGCGCCGAGACGGTGCTCGGGGAGGACGGGGCCGGGTTGTCGGCGGGTCAGCGGCAGCGGCTGGCTCTTGCGCGGGCCTTTCTCGCCGACCGGCCCGTGCTGCTGCTGGATGAGCCGACGGCGGGGCTCGACGGCGAGACCGAGGCGGAGGTCGTGGCGGCGGTCCGGCGGCTCGCGGTGGGCCGAACGGTGCTGCTGGTGGTGCACCGGCCGGCGCTGCTGGAGGTTGCGGACCGGGTGGTGCGGCTGGAGGCTGCGGACCGGGCGGTGCGGCGGGAGGGTGCGGGGCTGACGACCGACCGGGCCGACGGCGAGCGCTCCGGCGGGCTCCGTGGGATGGGTGCCCGGCCCCGCCCTGCCGAGAACCGACTGGGTGGGCTGGACGGCGAAGCCCCGGACGGCCGGCCCGGTGGGCCGGACGACGGAACGCCCGGCCGCCGGACCGCTGGGCTGGGCAGCGGCTCCTCGGGCGGCTCCTCGGGCGGCTCCTCGGTGCGGTCGCGGCGGGTGCTTGCGCGGGTGCGGAGGCTCGCAGGACCGTGGCGGGGGCGGGTGCTGCTGGCCTTGCTGCTCGGCAGTCTCGCGTTGGGCAGTGCGATCGGGCTGATGGCGACCTCGGGGTGGCTCATCTCGCGGGCCTCGCAACAGCCTCCGGTGCTGTATCTGATGGTGGCGGTCACCGCGACGCGGGCTTTCGGCATCGGGCGGGCCGTGTTCCGGTACGCCGAGCGGCTGGTGTCCCACGACGCCGTGCTGCGGATGCTGGCCGACACCCGGGTCGCTGTCTACCGGCGGCTGGAGCGGCTCGCGCCCGCCGGACTGCGGACCGCCCGGCGCGGTGATCTGCTCACCCGGCTGGTCGCGGACGTCGACGATCTCCAGGACTACTGGCTGCGCTGGCTGCTGCCCGCGTCGGTCGCCGTCACCGTCTCCGCCGCCTCCGTCGGCTTCACGGCCTGGCTGCTGCCCGAGGCCGGCGCCGCCCTCGCGGCAGGCCTGGTGGCGGCCGGCGTCGGTGTCCCGCTCGTCACCGCGACCGCGGCCCAGCGGACCGAGCGACGGCTGGCCCCTGCCCGCGGCGCTCTCGCCACCCGGGTCACCGACCTGCTCACCGGCACCGCCGAGCTGGCCGTCGCCGGCGCGCTCCCCGCCCGTGCGGAGGCGGCCCGGCGCGCCGACGGCACCCTCACCCGGATCGCCTCGCGCGCCGCCGCGGTGACCGCGCTCGGCGACGGGCTCACCGCACTGATCACCGGCCTGACCGTCACGGCCACCGCGCTGTTCGGCGCCCAGGCGGTGGCCACGGGCCGGCTGGGCGGCGTGGCGATGGCCGTCGTCGTCCTCACTCCCCTGGCCGCCTTCGAGGCCGTACTGGGGCTGCCGCTCGCCGTACGGCACCGGCAGCGGGCCCGGCGCAGCGCTGAGCGCGTCTACGAAGTGCTCGACGCCCCCGAGCCCGTGCGGGAGCCCGAGCGGCCCCGGCAGGCGCCCGCCTCGCCGTTCCCCGTGGTGGTCAAGGGGCTGGCCGCACGCTACGAGGGCCGGCAGCGGGAAGCGCTGGCCGGGTTCGACCTCACCCTGCGGGAAGGGCGGCGGGTCGCGGTCGTGGGGGCGTCCGGCTCAGGCAAGACGACTCTTGCCCAGGTGCTGCTGCGCTTCCTCGACCCGCAGCAGGGCTCGTACACGTTCGCCGGTGTGGACGCGTACGCGCTGGACGGGGACGACGTACGGCGGCTCGTCGGACTGTGCGCGCAGGACGCGCACCTCTTCGACAGCTCGGTGCGGGAGAACCTGCTGCTCGCCAGGAAGGACGCCACGGAGGCCGAGCTGCGCCGGGCGCTGGGCCGGGCACGGCTGCTGGACTGGGTGGACGGGCTGCCCGAGGGCCTGGACACGCTGGTCGGCGAGCATGGTGCACGGCTGTCGGGCGGCCAGCGGCAGCGGCTGGCGCTGGCGCGCGCCCTGCTGGCCGACTTCCCCGTCCTGGTCCTGGACGAGCCGGCCGAGCATCTCGACCTGCCGACGGCCGACGCGCTGACCGCCGACCTGCTGGCTGCCACGGAGGGCCGTACGACGCTGCTGATCACCCACCGGCTGGCGGGCCTGGAGGCGGTGGACGAGGTGATCGTGCTCGGCGCGGGCCGGGTGGTGCAGCGGGGCACGTATGCGGAGCTGCTCGCGGTGGACGGACCGCTGCGGGCGCTGGCGCGCCGCGAGGCGGAGGCGGAGTCGCTGGTGGCCGCACGCTGA
- a CDS encoding HAD hydrolase family protein has translation MRENGPVTSATRQPGTPSAAVRPRLIATDLDGTLLRDDKSVSPRTVAALAAAEEAGIEVFFVTGRPARWMGVVSDHVHGHGLAICGNGAAVVDLHGGPGAHRFVKVRELARDNALDAVQRLREAAPGTVFAVEQTYGFHQEPDYPKLHMEIPDNLLPAERLLAPDGPDADQPVLKILAYHPDLDPDAFLTLARTAIGDRANVTRSSPSALLELSGPDVSKASTLALCCAERGISHEEVVAFGDMPNDLEMLTWAGQSYAMGNAHPDVLAAASGRTVANNEDGVAVVIEQLLTDRF, from the coding sequence ATGCGTGAGAATGGCCCGGTGACCTCAGCGACCAGACAGCCCGGGACCCCGTCCGCCGCCGTACGGCCGCGGCTGATCGCCACCGACCTCGACGGCACACTGCTGCGCGACGACAAGTCGGTCTCCCCGCGCACGGTCGCCGCGCTGGCCGCCGCCGAGGAGGCGGGCATCGAGGTCTTCTTCGTCACCGGCCGCCCGGCCCGCTGGATGGGAGTCGTCAGCGACCACGTCCACGGCCACGGCCTGGCGATCTGCGGCAACGGCGCCGCCGTGGTCGACCTGCACGGCGGCCCCGGCGCCCACCGCTTCGTCAAGGTGCGCGAACTGGCCCGCGACAACGCCCTGGACGCCGTACAGCGGCTGCGCGAGGCGGCGCCCGGCACGGTGTTCGCGGTGGAGCAGACGTACGGCTTCCACCAGGAACCGGACTATCCCAAGCTGCACATGGAGATACCGGACAACCTCCTGCCCGCCGAGCGGCTCCTCGCCCCCGACGGTCCCGACGCCGACCAGCCCGTCCTCAAGATCCTCGCCTACCACCCCGACCTCGACCCGGACGCCTTCCTCACCCTGGCCCGGACCGCGATCGGCGACCGGGCCAACGTCACCCGCTCCAGCCCCAGCGCCCTGCTGGAACTGAGCGGACCCGACGTCTCCAAGGCCAGCACCCTCGCCCTGTGCTGTGCCGAGCGCGGCATCTCGCACGAGGAGGTCGTGGCCTTCGGCGACATGCCCAACGACCTCGAGATGCTGACCTGGGCCGGCCAGTCGTACGCGATGGGCAACGCCCACCCGGACGTCCTCGCCGCCGCGTCGGGCCGTACGGTCGCCAACAACGAGGACGGCGTCGCGGTCGTGATCGAGCAACTGCTGACGGACCGGTTCTGA
- a CDS encoding LLM class flavin-dependent oxidoreductase, with product MSLRLSTVILPYRRWSEGGRSAWVRAEQLGFHTAYTYDHLSWRSFRDGPWFGAIPTLTAAAAATERLRLGTLVTSPNFRHPVTLAKELISLDDISGGRITLGIGAGGTGFDATALGQEPWSPRERADRFAEFVPLLDRLLSEDAVTQEGRFYSAHEARNIPGCVQRPRLPFAVAATGPRGLRLAARHGQAWVTTGDPKLYENGTPEQSVEALRGQIAKLSETCAEAGRDVADLEKVLLTGFTPDRSRPLQSLDAFVDFAGRHRELGFTEIVIHWPIPDSDFAADEKVFEQIALEAVAQLD from the coding sequence ATGAGTCTGCGTCTGAGCACCGTGATCCTGCCCTACCGCCGCTGGAGCGAGGGCGGCCGTTCGGCCTGGGTGCGGGCCGAACAGCTCGGCTTCCACACCGCGTACACCTACGACCACCTGTCCTGGCGCAGCTTCCGCGACGGCCCGTGGTTCGGTGCGATACCGACGCTGACCGCCGCCGCTGCCGCCACCGAGCGGCTGCGTCTCGGCACGCTGGTGACCTCGCCGAACTTCCGGCACCCGGTGACCCTCGCCAAGGAGCTGATCTCCCTCGACGACATCTCCGGCGGCCGGATCACGCTCGGCATCGGCGCCGGCGGCACCGGCTTCGACGCGACGGCGCTGGGCCAGGAGCCGTGGAGCCCGCGGGAGCGCGCCGACCGGTTCGCCGAGTTCGTGCCGCTGCTGGACCGCCTGCTCAGCGAGGACGCGGTGACGCAGGAGGGCCGGTTCTACTCGGCGCACGAGGCGCGGAACATCCCGGGCTGTGTGCAGCGTCCCCGCCTGCCGTTCGCGGTGGCGGCCACCGGCCCGCGCGGCCTGAGGCTCGCCGCCCGGCACGGCCAGGCCTGGGTGACCACGGGCGACCCGAAGCTGTACGAGAACGGCACCCCGGAGCAGTCCGTGGAGGCACTGCGCGGGCAGATCGCCAAGCTGTCCGAGACCTGCGCGGAGGCGGGGCGGGATGTGGCGGACCTGGAGAAGGTCCTGCTCACGGGCTTCACTCCGGACCGCTCCCGGCCGCTTCAGTCGCTGGACGCCTTCGTGGACTTCGCCGGCCGTCACCGTGAGCTGGGCTTCACCGAGATCGTGATCCACTGGCCCATCCCGGACTCCGACTTCGCCGCCGACGAGAAGGTGTTCGAGCAGATCGCCCTGGAGGCCGTCGCCCAGCTGGACTGA